One genomic segment of Pongo abelii isolate AG06213 chromosome 13, NHGRI_mPonAbe1-v2.0_pri, whole genome shotgun sequence includes these proteins:
- the FAM219A gene encoding protein FAM219A isoform X3 — MMEEIDRFQDPAAASISDGDCDAREGESVAMNYKPSPLQVKLGKEGSYSSLQEPETLRGISEAKNIPEKQRELARKGSLKNGSMGSPVNQQPKKNNVMARTRLVVPNKGYSSLDQSPDEKPLVALDTDSDDDFDMSRYSSSGYSSAEQINQDLNIQLLKDGYRLDEIPDDEDLDLIPPKSVNPTCMCCQATSSTACHIQ; from the exons GACCCAGCCGCCGCCTCCATCTCTGACGGAGACTGTGACGCCCGGGAGGGTGAGTCAGTAGCCATGAATTACAAACCATCCCCGCTCCAAGTGAAGCTGG GCAAAGAGGGCAGTTACAGTTCTCTGCAGGAGCCTGAAACTCTAAGAGGCATCTCTGAAGCCAAGAACATTCCAG AGAAGCAGCGGGAGCTGGCCCGGAAGGGCTCCCTGAAGAATGGCAGCATGGGTAGCCCTGTCAACCAGCAACCCAAGAAGAACAATGTCATGGCCCGAACAAG gctggtcgTCCCCAATAAAGGCTACTCCTCGCTTGACCAGAGCCCCGATGAGAAGCCGCTGGTAGCCCTTGACACGGACAG CGATGATGACTTTGACATGTCTAGATACTCCTCCTCCGGCTACTCCTCTGCTGAG CAGATCAACCAAGATTTGAACATCCAGCTGCTGAAGGACGGCTACCGGTTAGATGAGATCCCCGACGACGAGGACCTAGACCTCATTCCCCCCAAGTCCGTGAACCCCACCTGCATGTGCTGCCAGGCCACGTCCTCCACCGCCTGCCACATTCAGTAG
- the FAM219A gene encoding protein FAM219A isoform X4 yields MMEEIDRFQVPTAHSEMQPLDPAAASISDGDCDAREGKEGSYSSLQEPETLRGISEAKNIPEKQRELARKGSLKNGSMGSPVNQQPKKNNVMARTRLVVPNKGYSSLDQSPDEKPLVALDTDSDDDFDMSRYSSSGYSSAEQINQDLNIQLLKDGYRLDEIPDDEDLDLIPPKSVNPTCMCCQATSSTACHIQ; encoded by the exons GACCCAGCCGCCGCCTCCATCTCTGACGGAGACTGTGACGCCCGGGAGG GCAAAGAGGGCAGTTACAGTTCTCTGCAGGAGCCTGAAACTCTAAGAGGCATCTCTGAAGCCAAGAACATTCCAG AGAAGCAGCGGGAGCTGGCCCGGAAGGGCTCCCTGAAGAATGGCAGCATGGGTAGCCCTGTCAACCAGCAACCCAAGAAGAACAATGTCATGGCCCGAACAAG gctggtcgTCCCCAATAAAGGCTACTCCTCGCTTGACCAGAGCCCCGATGAGAAGCCGCTGGTAGCCCTTGACACGGACAG CGATGATGACTTTGACATGTCTAGATACTCCTCCTCCGGCTACTCCTCTGCTGAG CAGATCAACCAAGATTTGAACATCCAGCTGCTGAAGGACGGCTACCGGTTAGATGAGATCCCCGACGACGAGGACCTAGACCTCATTCCCCCCAAGTCCGTGAACCCCACCTGCATGTGCTGCCAGGCCACGTCCTCCACCGCCTGCCACATTCAGTAG
- the FAM219A gene encoding protein FAM219A isoform X8: MMEEIDRFQDPAAASISDGDCDAREGESVAMNYKPSPLQVKLEKQRELARKGSLKNGSMGSPVNQQPKKNNVMARTRLVVPNKGYSSLDQSPDEKPLVALDTDSDDDFDMSRYSSSGYSSAEQINQDLNIQLLKDGYRLDEIPDDEDLDLIPPKSVNPTCMCCQATSSTACHIQ; the protein is encoded by the exons GACCCAGCCGCCGCCTCCATCTCTGACGGAGACTGTGACGCCCGGGAGGGTGAGTCAGTAGCCATGAATTACAAACCATCCCCGCTCCAAGTGAAGCTGG AGAAGCAGCGGGAGCTGGCCCGGAAGGGCTCCCTGAAGAATGGCAGCATGGGTAGCCCTGTCAACCAGCAACCCAAGAAGAACAATGTCATGGCCCGAACAAG gctggtcgTCCCCAATAAAGGCTACTCCTCGCTTGACCAGAGCCCCGATGAGAAGCCGCTGGTAGCCCTTGACACGGACAG CGATGATGACTTTGACATGTCTAGATACTCCTCCTCCGGCTACTCCTCTGCTGAG CAGATCAACCAAGATTTGAACATCCAGCTGCTGAAGGACGGCTACCGGTTAGATGAGATCCCCGACGACGAGGACCTAGACCTCATTCCCCCCAAGTCCGTGAACCCCACCTGCATGTGCTGCCAGGCCACGTCCTCCACCGCCTGCCACATTCAGTAG
- the FAM219A gene encoding protein FAM219A isoform X12, translated as MMEEIDRFQDPAAASISDGDCDAREEKQRELARKGSLKNGSMGSPVNQQPKKNNVMARTRLVVPNKGYSSLDQSPDEKPLVALDTDSDDDFDMSRYSSSGYSSAEQINQDLNIQLLKDGYRLDEIPDDEDLDLIPPKSVNPTCMCCQATSSTACHIQ; from the exons GACCCAGCCGCCGCCTCCATCTCTGACGGAGACTGTGACGCCCGGGAGG AGAAGCAGCGGGAGCTGGCCCGGAAGGGCTCCCTGAAGAATGGCAGCATGGGTAGCCCTGTCAACCAGCAACCCAAGAAGAACAATGTCATGGCCCGAACAAG gctggtcgTCCCCAATAAAGGCTACTCCTCGCTTGACCAGAGCCCCGATGAGAAGCCGCTGGTAGCCCTTGACACGGACAG CGATGATGACTTTGACATGTCTAGATACTCCTCCTCCGGCTACTCCTCTGCTGAG CAGATCAACCAAGATTTGAACATCCAGCTGCTGAAGGACGGCTACCGGTTAGATGAGATCCCCGACGACGAGGACCTAGACCTCATTCCCCCCAAGTCCGTGAACCCCACCTGCATGTGCTGCCAGGCCACGTCCTCCACCGCCTGCCACATTCAGTAG
- the FAM219A gene encoding protein FAM219A isoform X9, with the protein MMEEIDRFQDPAAASISDGDCDAREGESVAMNYKPSPLQVKLEKQRELARKGSLKNGSMGSPVNQQPKKNNVMARTRLVVPNKGYSSLDQSPDEKPLVALDTDSDDDFDMSRYSSSGYSSAEINQDLNIQLLKDGYRLDEIPDDEDLDLIPPKSVNPTCMCCQATSSTACHIQ; encoded by the exons GACCCAGCCGCCGCCTCCATCTCTGACGGAGACTGTGACGCCCGGGAGGGTGAGTCAGTAGCCATGAATTACAAACCATCCCCGCTCCAAGTGAAGCTGG AGAAGCAGCGGGAGCTGGCCCGGAAGGGCTCCCTGAAGAATGGCAGCATGGGTAGCCCTGTCAACCAGCAACCCAAGAAGAACAATGTCATGGCCCGAACAAG gctggtcgTCCCCAATAAAGGCTACTCCTCGCTTGACCAGAGCCCCGATGAGAAGCCGCTGGTAGCCCTTGACACGGACAG CGATGATGACTTTGACATGTCTAGATACTCCTCCTCCGGCTACTCCTCTGCTGAG ATCAACCAAGATTTGAACATCCAGCTGCTGAAGGACGGCTACCGGTTAGATGAGATCCCCGACGACGAGGACCTAGACCTCATTCCCCCCAAGTCCGTGAACCCCACCTGCATGTGCTGCCAGGCCACGTCCTCCACCGCCTGCCACATTCAGTAG
- the FAM219A gene encoding protein FAM219A isoform X13, with protein MMEEIDRFQDPAAASISDGDCDAREEKQRELARKGSLKNGSMGSPVNQQPKKNNVMARTRLVVPNKGYSSLDQSPDEKPLVALDTDSDDDFDMSRYSSSGYSSAEINQDLNIQLLKDGYRLDEIPDDEDLDLIPPKSVNPTCMCCQATSSTACHIQ; from the exons GACCCAGCCGCCGCCTCCATCTCTGACGGAGACTGTGACGCCCGGGAGG AGAAGCAGCGGGAGCTGGCCCGGAAGGGCTCCCTGAAGAATGGCAGCATGGGTAGCCCTGTCAACCAGCAACCCAAGAAGAACAATGTCATGGCCCGAACAAG gctggtcgTCCCCAATAAAGGCTACTCCTCGCTTGACCAGAGCCCCGATGAGAAGCCGCTGGTAGCCCTTGACACGGACAG CGATGATGACTTTGACATGTCTAGATACTCCTCCTCCGGCTACTCCTCTGCTGAG ATCAACCAAGATTTGAACATCCAGCTGCTGAAGGACGGCTACCGGTTAGATGAGATCCCCGACGACGAGGACCTAGACCTCATTCCCCCCAAGTCCGTGAACCCCACCTGCATGTGCTGCCAGGCCACGTCCTCCACCGCCTGCCACATTCAGTAG
- the FAM219A gene encoding protein FAM219A isoform X5, whose product MMEEIDRFQVPTAHSEMQPLDPAAASISDGDCDAREGKEGSYSSLQEPETLRGISEAKNIPEKQRELARKGSLKNGSMGSPVNQQPKKNNVMARTRLVVPNKGYSSLDQSPDEKPLVALDTDSDDDFDMSRYSSSGYSSAEINQDLNIQLLKDGYRLDEIPDDEDLDLIPPKSVNPTCMCCQATSSTACHIQ is encoded by the exons GACCCAGCCGCCGCCTCCATCTCTGACGGAGACTGTGACGCCCGGGAGG GCAAAGAGGGCAGTTACAGTTCTCTGCAGGAGCCTGAAACTCTAAGAGGCATCTCTGAAGCCAAGAACATTCCAG AGAAGCAGCGGGAGCTGGCCCGGAAGGGCTCCCTGAAGAATGGCAGCATGGGTAGCCCTGTCAACCAGCAACCCAAGAAGAACAATGTCATGGCCCGAACAAG gctggtcgTCCCCAATAAAGGCTACTCCTCGCTTGACCAGAGCCCCGATGAGAAGCCGCTGGTAGCCCTTGACACGGACAG CGATGATGACTTTGACATGTCTAGATACTCCTCCTCCGGCTACTCCTCTGCTGAG ATCAACCAAGATTTGAACATCCAGCTGCTGAAGGACGGCTACCGGTTAGATGAGATCCCCGACGACGAGGACCTAGACCTCATTCCCCCCAAGTCCGTGAACCCCACCTGCATGTGCTGCCAGGCCACGTCCTCCACCGCCTGCCACATTCAGTAG
- the FAM219A gene encoding protein FAM219A isoform X2, translated as MMEEIDRFQVPTAHSEMQPLDPAAASISDGDCDAREGESVAMNYKPSPLQVKLGKEGSYSSLQEPETLRGISEAKNIPEKQRELARKGSLKNGSMGSPVNQQPKKNNVMARTRLVVPNKGYSSLDQSPDEKPLVALDTDSDDDFDMSRYSSSGYSSAEINQDLNIQLLKDGYRLDEIPDDEDLDLIPPKSVNPTCMCCQATSSTACHIQ; from the exons GACCCAGCCGCCGCCTCCATCTCTGACGGAGACTGTGACGCCCGGGAGGGTGAGTCAGTAGCCATGAATTACAAACCATCCCCGCTCCAAGTGAAGCTGG GCAAAGAGGGCAGTTACAGTTCTCTGCAGGAGCCTGAAACTCTAAGAGGCATCTCTGAAGCCAAGAACATTCCAG AGAAGCAGCGGGAGCTGGCCCGGAAGGGCTCCCTGAAGAATGGCAGCATGGGTAGCCCTGTCAACCAGCAACCCAAGAAGAACAATGTCATGGCCCGAACAAG gctggtcgTCCCCAATAAAGGCTACTCCTCGCTTGACCAGAGCCCCGATGAGAAGCCGCTGGTAGCCCTTGACACGGACAG CGATGATGACTTTGACATGTCTAGATACTCCTCCTCCGGCTACTCCTCTGCTGAG ATCAACCAAGATTTGAACATCCAGCTGCTGAAGGACGGCTACCGGTTAGATGAGATCCCCGACGACGAGGACCTAGACCTCATTCCCCCCAAGTCCGTGAACCCCACCTGCATGTGCTGCCAGGCCACGTCCTCCACCGCCTGCCACATTCAGTAG
- the FAM219A gene encoding protein FAM219A isoform X1: MMEEIDRFQVPTAHSEMQPLDPAAASISDGDCDAREGESVAMNYKPSPLQVKLGKEGSYSSLQEPETLRGISEAKNIPEKQRELARKGSLKNGSMGSPVNQQPKKNNVMARTRLVVPNKGYSSLDQSPDEKPLVALDTDSDDDFDMSRYSSSGYSSAEQINQDLNIQLLKDGYRLDEIPDDEDLDLIPPKSVNPTCMCCQATSSTACHIQ, encoded by the exons GACCCAGCCGCCGCCTCCATCTCTGACGGAGACTGTGACGCCCGGGAGGGTGAGTCAGTAGCCATGAATTACAAACCATCCCCGCTCCAAGTGAAGCTGG GCAAAGAGGGCAGTTACAGTTCTCTGCAGGAGCCTGAAACTCTAAGAGGCATCTCTGAAGCCAAGAACATTCCAG AGAAGCAGCGGGAGCTGGCCCGGAAGGGCTCCCTGAAGAATGGCAGCATGGGTAGCCCTGTCAACCAGCAACCCAAGAAGAACAATGTCATGGCCCGAACAAG gctggtcgTCCCCAATAAAGGCTACTCCTCGCTTGACCAGAGCCCCGATGAGAAGCCGCTGGTAGCCCTTGACACGGACAG CGATGATGACTTTGACATGTCTAGATACTCCTCCTCCGGCTACTCCTCTGCTGAG CAGATCAACCAAGATTTGAACATCCAGCTGCTGAAGGACGGCTACCGGTTAGATGAGATCCCCGACGACGAGGACCTAGACCTCATTCCCCCCAAGTCCGTGAACCCCACCTGCATGTGCTGCCAGGCCACGTCCTCCACCGCCTGCCACATTCAGTAG